A genomic window from Arvicola amphibius chromosome 5, mArvAmp1.2, whole genome shotgun sequence includes:
- the Acp2 gene encoding lysosomal acid phosphatase isoform X2, with protein sequence MLQHWELGQALRQRYHGFLNTTYHRQEVYVRSTDFDRTLMSAEANLAGLFPPSEVQRFNPNISWQPIPVHTVPITEDRLLKFPLGPCPHYEQLQNETRQTPEYKNMSIQNAQFLDMVANETGLTNLTLETIWNVYDTLFCEQTHGLLLPPWASPQTVQRLSQLKDFSFLFLFGIHEQVQKARLQGGVLLAQILKNLTLMATTSQFPKLLVYSAHDTTLVALQMALNVYNGRQAPYASCHMFELYQEDDGNFSVEMYFRNDTKKAPWPLILPGCPHRCPLQDFLRLTEPVIPKDWQKECQLISDTADTEVIVALAVCGSILFLLIVLLLTVLFRMQAQPPGYHHVADREDHA encoded by the exons GTTTATGTGCGAAGCACTGACTTTGACCGTACTCTCATGAGtgctgaggccaacctggctgGACTCTTCCCTCCCAGTGAAGTGCAACGTTTCAACCCTAACATTTCATGGCAGCCCATCCCTGTTCACACTGTGCCCATCACTGAAGACAGG TTGCTAAAGTTTCCATTGGGTCCATGTCCCCATTATGAGCAGCTGCAGAATGAGACTCGGCAGACACCAGAGTATAAGAATATGAGTATTCAGAATGCA CAATTTCTGGACATGGTGGCCAATGAGACAGGGCTTACGAACCTGACCCTAGAGACCATCTGGAATGTGTATGACACACTCTTTTGTGAG CAAACACATGGGCTGCTCCTGCCGCCCTGGGCCTCACCCCAAACTGTGCAACGTCTGAGCCAGCTAAAGGActtcagcttcctcttcctcttcggGATCCACGAGCAAGTACAGAAGGCCCGACTTCAGGGTG GAGTTCTACTGGCTCAGATACTAAAGAACCTGACACTAATGGCAACCACCTCTCAGTTCCCTAAGCTTCTGGTTTACTCCGCG CATGATACTACCCTTGTTGCTTTGCAAATGGCACTGAATGTCTACAATGGGAGACAAGCTCCCTATGCTTCCTGCCACATGTTTGAACTGTATCAGGAAGACGATGG GAATTTCTCAGTTGAGATGTACTTTCGGAATGACACTAAGAAGGCACCCTGGCCTCTGATCCTGCCTGGCTGCCCTCACCGCTGCCCACTGCAGGACTTCCTTCGCCTCACAGAGCCGGTCATACCCAAGGATTGGCAGAAGGAGTGCCAGCTCATAAGTGACACTGCAGACACAG AGGTGATtgtggccttggctgtctgtGGCTCCATCCTCTTCCTTCTAATAGTGTTGCTCCTCACTGTCCTCTTCCGGATGCAGGCTCAGCCTCCTGGCTACCATCATGTTGCAGACAGGGAAGACCATGCTTGA